A window of Apium graveolens cultivar Ventura chromosome 8, ASM990537v1, whole genome shotgun sequence contains these coding sequences:
- the LOC141680068 gene encoding uncharacterized protein LOC141680068 gives MMSIVGEPSKCPKSEMTLEFGDPDFEGLKFPQDDPLVITPIIGNCPVMRFLVDNGASVDILFHDTFIRMGYNDFQLTPSAAPIYGFNHVECKVEGAIQLPVTIGEEPREATQMLNFQVVKEASTYNAIMGRTGIHAFKVVPSTYHMVLKFLTRNGVGEARKDHKMTHICYVAALRPNGTGGRSSP, from the coding sequence ATGATGAGTATAGTTGGAGAGCCATCTAAGTGTCCTAAGTCAGAGATGACACTTGAATTTGGTGACCCAGACTTTGAAGGTTTAAAATTTCCTCAGGATGATCCTCTGGTTATCACTCCGATAATTGGAAATTGTCCTGTTATGAGGTTCCTAGTGGACAATGGAGCTTCCGTGGACATTCTATTTCATGACACATTCATAAGGATGGGCTACAATGATTTTCAGCTAACTCCGTCTGCCGCACCCATCTACGGGTTTAACCATGTGGAATGCAAAGTCGAAGGAGCAATACAACTTCCCGTAACTATCGGGGAAGAGCCCAGGGAGGCCACACAGATGTTGAACTTTCAGGTTGTCAAGGAAGCCTctacttacaatgctatcatgggtagAACAGGGATCCATGCTTTTAAGGTTGTGCCCTCAACCTACCACATGGTACTAAAGTTCTTAACTAGAAATGGAGTTGGAGAAGCAAGGAAAGATCATAAGATGACCCATATTTGCTATGTTGCAGCACTTAGGCCCAATGGAACAGGGGGCAGGTCCTCTCCATAG